GGAAATGGGAAAACAACACTTTCTGTTTGGGCAATGGGTGCAGAAGGTAAGAAGTTAAAAGATTTTGTGGAGAATTTCGAAAAAGAAAATGAAAATATTGATGTAGAAGTTCAAGCAATACCTTGGGGCAAAGCGCACGATAAATTATTAACTGCTGTGGCATCAGGGGATGGACCAGACGTTTTACAGTTAGGTACAACCTGGATGGCTGAATTCGCAAATGCAGGTGCTTTAATGGATTTATCAAAATATACGGAAGATTACCCTTCTTTTGAGAAAGATAACTTTTTCGAGGGATCTGTTTCCACTATGACATACGAAGACAAAGTGGTTGGTATTCCTTGGTATGTAGATACACGAGTACTGTACTATAGAAAAGATTTATTAAAAGAAGTAGGGTATGAACAACCTCCTGGCACATGGAAAAAGTTAAAAGAAGTCTCGGAGAAACTTGCTAATCGAGAAGGCGGAGAGTACGGTTTGGATATTGATCGTCAGGATCAGCTCAATCCTTTCATATTTGCTTGGCAAAATGGCTATAGCTCAGATGTGCAAAATAATGATATGAACTTTGATAGCCCTGAATTTATGGAGGCTATGGAATACTATGTAAGTTATTTTGATGAAGGATTAAGTCAAAAAGAAAAAGGCGCTAACATCATTCCTGCCTTTAAATCAGGCAAGAAACCTATGTTCTTTAGTGGGCCTTGGATGATTGACATTATTAAAGAGAAAGCACCAGACCTAGAAGGCAAATGGGCTACGGCGGTCATGCCAGAAAAAGAAACCCAGATGTCCAGTATGGGTGGTTCTAATCTAGCTGTTTTCCATAACACGGAGAACGTGGATGCTTCACTCAAATTCATTTCTCATATGACACAAGTTGATACACAAATAGATTGGTTAAATACGAGTCAAGTACTTCCATCTAGAAAAGAAGCTTGGGAAAAATCGAAACTAAATGATGATCCTATGTATGCAACCTTCGGAAAGCAACTTGAGAACACGACCGCACCGCCTCAAACAGAGAATTTCGAGAGAATTGCACAAGAATTACTAAGTACGCTAGATAAAGCGATTGTAGGAGATGCGGATTTAGAGAAAGAACTAAAAGAGTTAAATAAACAAGCCAATAAAATTCTTAAGGAAGAGTAACCTCAGTAGATGCAGGTGAAATAGAGGAGATGTTCACCTGCATTTCCTTCCTTTTTAAACGTTAATAGATTAAGAGGATAGTAGCGGTGAAGTAGTAAGGCGTATTAAATATTTGAATGTGTGAGTCTTTAGTTCAACTAGGCCTTAATTGGCATCTAAAGGATCACCTCTCGGCAAGGTGAAGTTATGTTATGAAAGAGTTAGGTGGTGTAAATCATTGAATCGCTCAGCAAAAAATCAAATTAGTAAATATCCATATATTTTTATTGCACCTGCTGTGATTTTGTTAATCATTTTCAGTATTATACCAATATTAATTGCATTCGGAATTAGTTTTACTGATATGGATTTAAAGGGTTTAGCTAACTGGTCTACAGTAGACTTCGTAGGGCTGAAAAACTTTAAAGAATTGTTTCAAGATGAAGTTTTTCTAAAATCCGTGTATAATACGTTGTTTTATGTTGTGATTGGAGTTCCGTTAGTCATTATTTCTTCTTTATCAGTGGCACTAATATTAAATCAGGGAACTAACTGGTTATATCGAACATTCAGGGGCGTATATTACTTACCTTCTATTACAAACATTGTAGCTATTGCAGTTATTTGGGGATTTTTATACAACACTGATTATGGGTTACTCAACTATATCCTTACTGAGCTAGGGTTAGGAAAAGTTCCTTGGTTGCAGCATCCAACAGTAGCGAAAATTTCTCTCATTATTTTAGCTGTTTGGAAGGGTATTGGCCTGAATATGATTATCTTTCTTGCAGCTCTACAAGGGATACCGAAAACGTACTATGAAGCAGCGGAGATGGACGGTGCAAATCGATTTCAAATCCTATTTAATGTCACGCTTCCGCTTTTGAGATATGCAACGTTCTTTGTAACAGTAACCACCCTAATCGCTTGGATGCAATTTTTTGAAGAACCTTTTGTCATGACAGAAGGTGGACCACTGAACGGTACAATGTCGATTGCACTATTTATTTATCAAGAAGGCTTCCAATACAGTGAGTTTGGATATGCAGCGGCTGGATCATTCGTCTTGTTTGCGTTCATTATTGCTGTCACCTTAATCCAGTTTAAATTACGAAAATCAGACACGGAGTATTAATGGTAAAAGGAAGGGGCGAAAAACATGGGTGCAAAAACCAAAAGCAACCGGATTGAGAGAGGAATTATTACGACAGTAATGGTTTTAGGTGGTCTGCTGTTATGCATCCCTTTTATATGGATGTTTCTAAGTGCTTTCAAACCTGAAAGTGAAGTATTAGAATTTCCACCTACTATTTTTCCTGAGAATCCTACTATTGAAAATTTTGTACAACTATTTACCAAACTTAAATTTGGGGTTTATTTAAAAAACACTATTATTGTTGTTTTAGCATCCTTTGTAGGCTTACTGTTTAATGCAATGGCAGGGTATGGTTTTGCGAAGTACTCTTTTAAAGGGAGAGAGAAACTGTTTTTTCTTGTCTTATCTACAATGATGATTCCTGCTCAAGTTACCATGATTCCTGTCTATGTTCTCTTAAATAAGATGGGGTTAACCAATACAATGCTAGGTATTATCTTACCGACTCTTGCAGTAGCGTTTAGTATCTTTCTATTTAGGCAATTTATGACTACTATTCCAAATGATTTAATTGAAGCGGCACGGTTAGATGGTGCTGGAGAATTCTTTATCTTCTTCCGATTAATCATACCTATTGCGAAGCCAATCTTTGCGGTGCAGGGAATTCTAACATTTATAGCGGGTTGGAATAGTTTCTTATGGCCATTAATAATAGCGAGTGATGATGATTTATATACACTTTCTGTAGGATTATCCCTATTACAAGGCCAATATTCAGGGAACTTTGCTTTGCAAATGGCAGGAGCGGCCTTTATGGTTATTCCTATAATCATTATTTTCTTCTTCTTCCAAAAGTATATAGTTGAAGGATTTACTATGTCGGGTCTTAAATAACATGAAATTTGATTTCAAAAAGCTGAATAATTTAAGCTCTCTTTGTTACAATTTAATATGGAGGAATTGATGATTATGCCAACGATTAAAGATGTAGCCAAAAAAGCGGGTGTTGCTGTTTCTACAGCTTCCTATGCTTTAAGTGGTAAAGGTAAAGTTAGTGCTTCCACGTTAGAAAGAGTGCGTAAAGCAGCTGTAGAGTTAAACTATCAAAAAAATGGGTTTGCTTCAGATCTGAAAAGTACGAGAACTAATACCATTGCCTTGATATTAAGTGACTTGTCTGGGCCTTATTATTCTGAATTAATTAAAGGGGTCCAAGATGTTACCTCTTCAAATGGATATGGTCTTATTGCTTGCAGTTCTATTGGGGGAAAGGAATCGACAGCAAATAAGTTTTTACGGGAAAAACGAGTGGATGGAGCCATAGTCCTTGCCCATAACATAGACGATGATCTCTTGAATTTATCGGCAAATCAAAACTTTCCAATAGTAGTGTTAGACCGAAACTTAGCAAATGACCACATCATTCATGTTGAAGTGAATAATGAAGATGGTGCAAGGAAAGCCACAGAGCATTTGATCGAGAGAGGTCACAACTCGATCGCTTTTGTAGCTGGCCCCAATGATTCCCACGATAGTAATCTGAGGTTTAATGGTTATATAAACGCTCTGGAAAAAAACAATCTAACCTATTATTCCCGGTTTAAAGTGACGGGTGATTTTACTAGAGATGGAGGCTACAGAGCTACTAGAATGCTAATTGCTCAACAAACTTTACCCGAAGCTATTTTTTATGCAAACGATGAAATGGCAATAGGAGGTCTTCAAGCTTTAAAAGAAAAAGCAATTAAAGTTCCAGAAGATATCTCCATCATTGGTTATGACGACATTCAGCTAGCCGAATATGCATTTCCATCCTTAACGACTATTCGACAACCAAAATATGAAATTGGAGCTCTTTCTGCTCACATGATTCTTCAAATATTATCCGGCGAAGAAGTAGAAAAGGAATATATGTTAGAAACTGAATTAATACTGAGGGAATCCGTTAAATAAGTTCTAGGACTACTTAAATCAAAGAGCTTCTTAGTATGTTATAAGGCATTGTCTGAAATACCACATATTCTACTATAGATCACTCTAGATTATTATAAGAGAGCGAACCGTTGGGATGAGAGCATTTCAATATAGTAAGTGCGACATAATTCACACATCTTCAAAGCATAAAAAAATCCTAGCACTCTCAAAAGTGCTAGGATTTTTGTCGACAAGTATTATGCTTCGATATCAATTGGCTGCATGACACCTTTTTCAGATGCAACGCCATTCTTGCTCTTCCAGCCAGGGTGAATCATTAGCATGTAGTCTTTCCCTGTTTGGAGATTTTTGGTTGGATTTAGTAGAAACGTATCGTTGTCGCTAGATGTTAGGGTGAAATCTACTTCTTTATGTCCAAGCTCAAAGAGATGGATAGAGTCTAAGATAGCCTTTTTGCTTGTCGCCATGCTTACATTGATTTCAAAGGTTTTAGAAGCTGGTACTGTATCTTCTTCAAAAGTTTTATAGGAATACTGATCGTTTAGAGCATCCAAATGGGCTTTTGTTAAAGGTTCTTCTGTTTGTATGTCCGGTGTGATTCCTTCACTTTGAATCGGATTATGTTGTGGTGTGAAAAAACGTGCTGTCGTAAGCTTTAATGCACTCTCGTCCGGAAGCACCATTAACTCCTGCAGTAAACCTTTCCCGTACGTTGTTTCCCCATATAAGGTTGCTGCATCATAATCTTGTAAAGCACCGGCAACAATTTCGGAAGCGCTGGCGCTATTTTCATTGATTAGAAGAGAGATAGGTTCTGTTAATTGCTTGTCCTGTTTCTGTGCTGCGTACGTAATGGTTGCATCACGGTACTCAGCAATTAAAGCTGTTGGAACGTTTGGGAAAGCTCCCACTACTTCTCGGGCAGCAGAGACATAACCACCTGGATTATTCTGCACGTCGATAATCCAATGCTCTACGTCCTCATATTTTGACGCTGCTTGTTGGAGTTCTTTCCCAGTGTCTTCAGCAAATGTATGAAGTTGTACATATCCTATATTTCCACCTAACCGTTCACTTGTGATAGAAGGGAGTTGAATATTCCTTCGGGTGACAGAAACAGTCTTCTGCTGCCCCTCTGGAGGTTTTACAGTGACATCAAACGTAGAAGATGTTACTCCTTTTAGAAGCTCAATCGTTTCACTCACTGACTTGTCAGCTACTAGTGTCCCGTCCACACTAATTAAAACATCCCCGGCGGAGAGCCCTGCCTCAGATGCAGGAGTTTCAGGAAACACTTTTTGCAGAATGATCGAGTCCTTCTCTTTACTAAGGGATACGCCAATACCAACCATGTTTTGATTGAGGCTATCCTTGAAAGATTGAAACTCATCTTTCGTAAAATAGGTAGAGTAAGGATCCAATCCATCTAGGATGGTGGAAACGTCTTGATTTAACGTCTCCTCATCCAGTTCATCCACATATTTTTCTTTTATAATCTCTTTGATTGCTTCCTCATCAGCGGCCTGAGCTGTAGGGGTTACAATCGATAGTGCTAGTGATAATGGTGCTAATAAGGCAATTGCCTTACTCCTGTATTTCATATGATAACTCCCTTTCTATTCATTTATATAAGTGTACCATGTTCTAGGTCTTCGTTTAAGGAAAAAATAACCATTAGAAGAATTGAAAGTCTCTTTACAATAATCCTTCCAAAACAGTATGATATATGAAGGAGGTTGGTGTCATCATGAAAAAGAAAAAAGTAAGTGTCTCAGTTGAGGAAGATTTATTTAATCAGATAGATGAAAAAACGAAAGAACTAGGTATTAGTAAAAGTGCTTTTCTTTCTTTTTCAGCAAGTTTCTTCCTTCACCAGTTAAATGCTACGGAACAAAACGTAGGAGACAATAACATAAATGTGTATCAGCTTATTAAGAGTAATATCGAAGCTCAAGAGGAAGCAAAGGAACTAAATAATAAATCGTAAATCGGCCAACGAACGATGGTTTATGTGCACTCACATCCAGTTCCTCAAAATAAGATATCCTCACGTGAACACTTCTCAATTGAAAAAACCTGCTATCTCTAATGTAGATAGCAGGTTTTTTTAGTGTCTAATAAACTACATGTCTATTATGCGCATTATCCTTCTTGGTTTTGCTGGGTAGGATAAGCTTTCCATTTGGAAAGATCCAATGCGTCTGTATCAATCATGGCGCGTGGGAAAATGAATGTCCAT
This DNA window, taken from Pontibacillus yanchengensis, encodes the following:
- a CDS encoding LacI family DNA-binding transcriptional regulator; translated protein: MPTIKDVAKKAGVAVSTASYALSGKGKVSASTLERVRKAAVELNYQKNGFASDLKSTRTNTIALILSDLSGPYYSELIKGVQDVTSSNGYGLIACSSIGGKESTANKFLREKRVDGAIVLAHNIDDDLLNLSANQNFPIVVLDRNLANDHIIHVEVNNEDGARKATEHLIERGHNSIAFVAGPNDSHDSNLRFNGYINALEKNNLTYYSRFKVTGDFTRDGGYRATRMLIAQQTLPEAIFYANDEMAIGGLQALKEKAIKVPEDISIIGYDDIQLAEYAFPSLTTIRQPKYEIGALSAHMILQILSGEEVEKEYMLETELILRESVK
- a CDS encoding S41 family peptidase, producing the protein MKYRSKAIALLAPLSLALSIVTPTAQAADEEAIKEIIKEKYVDELDEETLNQDVSTILDGLDPYSTYFTKDEFQSFKDSLNQNMVGIGVSLSKEKDSIILQKVFPETPASEAGLSAGDVLISVDGTLVADKSVSETIELLKGVTSSTFDVTVKPPEGQQKTVSVTRRNIQLPSITSERLGGNIGYVQLHTFAEDTGKELQQAASKYEDVEHWIIDVQNNPGGYVSAAREVVGAFPNVPTALIAEYRDATITYAAQKQDKQLTEPISLLINENSASASEIVAGALQDYDAATLYGETTYGKGLLQELMVLPDESALKLTTARFFTPQHNPIQSEGITPDIQTEEPLTKAHLDALNDQYSYKTFEEDTVPASKTFEINVSMATSKKAILDSIHLFELGHKEVDFTLTSSDNDTFLLNPTKNLQTGKDYMLMIHPGWKSKNGVASEKGVMQPIDIEA
- a CDS encoding sugar ABC transporter substrate-binding protein gives rise to the protein MKSKIIVLLMVTVISVAVVGCSGGSESESSSDGNGKTTLSVWAMGAEGKKLKDFVENFEKENENIDVEVQAIPWGKAHDKLLTAVASGDGPDVLQLGTTWMAEFANAGALMDLSKYTEDYPSFEKDNFFEGSVSTMTYEDKVVGIPWYVDTRVLYYRKDLLKEVGYEQPPGTWKKLKEVSEKLANREGGEYGLDIDRQDQLNPFIFAWQNGYSSDVQNNDMNFDSPEFMEAMEYYVSYFDEGLSQKEKGANIIPAFKSGKKPMFFSGPWMIDIIKEKAPDLEGKWATAVMPEKETQMSSMGGSNLAVFHNTENVDASLKFISHMTQVDTQIDWLNTSQVLPSRKEAWEKSKLNDDPMYATFGKQLENTTAPPQTENFERIAQELLSTLDKAIVGDADLEKELKELNKQANKILKEE
- a CDS encoding carbohydrate ABC transporter permease, with the protein product MVLGGLLLCIPFIWMFLSAFKPESEVLEFPPTIFPENPTIENFVQLFTKLKFGVYLKNTIIVVLASFVGLLFNAMAGYGFAKYSFKGREKLFFLVLSTMMIPAQVTMIPVYVLLNKMGLTNTMLGIILPTLAVAFSIFLFRQFMTTIPNDLIEAARLDGAGEFFIFFRLIIPIAKPIFAVQGILTFIAGWNSFLWPLIIASDDDLYTLSVGLSLLQGQYSGNFALQMAGAAFMVIPIIIIFFFFQKYIVEGFTMSGLK
- a CDS encoding carbohydrate ABC transporter permease, with translation MNRSAKNQISKYPYIFIAPAVILLIIFSIIPILIAFGISFTDMDLKGLANWSTVDFVGLKNFKELFQDEVFLKSVYNTLFYVVIGVPLVIISSLSVALILNQGTNWLYRTFRGVYYLPSITNIVAIAVIWGFLYNTDYGLLNYILTELGLGKVPWLQHPTVAKISLIILAVWKGIGLNMIIFLAALQGIPKTYYEAAEMDGANRFQILFNVTLPLLRYATFFVTVTTLIAWMQFFEEPFVMTEGGPLNGTMSIALFIYQEGFQYSEFGYAAAGSFVLFAFIIAVTLIQFKLRKSDTEY